The following DNA comes from Salvia splendens isolate huo1 chromosome 17, SspV2, whole genome shotgun sequence.
TGATTGGCCAGAAGTGCCATAATCCGACAAAGATGGGCCGGACCCCAGTCTGGCCCATTGAGTAGCCTGACGGTTTGAGCTGCATCCGATTCAACCCAAATTGTGAGTCTAAATTCCGAGGCAATAACTAGGCCATGGTGGATAACCAAGTGCTCCGCTTCAAAGGCCGAGTGAGCTTCGAGTGGGGTGGCGAAGGCTGCAAGTACCTTACCCGCATGGTCTTGGACAATCCTCCCTCCACCCGCTTTACTTGTCTCTTCAAAGAAAGCCCCATTCGTGTTGAGTTTGACCCAAGGCTCATCCGGGGGAATCCACTTAATCGGCATCACGAGTGGCCGAGACCTCCTGATACCCGCATGGCTCGGGAAAGCGATACGCATCTGTACTCCCTTCCGGTGTTTTGGCTTCATTCTACCATTGGCCAAACTATTCTGGACAAACATCTGCACCTGCCAAACCATGTTATAAGCCTTCAATTGCACCGACTGGTGTCGACTCCTATTCTGTTCCGCCTAGAGGAACCATAGGACAAGGTATGGCATGGCTCGGGACAGGTGCCTCTTCCCCGGCTGTTGGGCTCATCGTGCCCATACTCCGATCCTCTCTAGGATAGTATCATTGATTCGGAGAGGGGGAACGAACTCGCGAACCAAGAGTCGAATTCCCTCCAAAATTTTGTAGCTCCCTCGCCTTGGATGAATAGGTGTTGTAAGGACTCGACGCCTGGCCTatgagggcagcattggcatttggatGCCAACTCCAATTTCCGCCATTGGAGTTTGGTATCCACCGGGATACGATTGGAGAGGAGTCTCCAGGTGAAAACAGATATGGATGAGGTTAGGCCCGCCTTCCACACACCAGCTAGAC
Coding sequences within:
- the LOC121774373 gene encoding uncharacterized protein LOC121774373 is translated as MVWQVQMFVQNSLANGRMKPKHRKGVQMRIAFPSHAGIRRSRPLVMPIKWIPPDEPWVKLNTNGAFFEETSKAGGGRIVQDHAGKVLAAFATPLEAHSAFEAEHLVIHHGLVIASEFRLTIWVESDAAQTVRLLNGPDWGPAHLCRIMALLANHKCNFTIRASFIHREGNKPTYLAKMGLNGVDFQRMNGCSLPRHLKAMARLDEMGVPNLRIQEED